One window from the genome of Podospora pseudocomata strain CBS 415.72m chromosome 6, whole genome shotgun sequence encodes:
- a CDS encoding hypothetical protein (EggNog:ENOG503PYGR), whose protein sequence is MDPPPSSQQLTSSTASTSDHKNINKLSHLKPTPAFTQLTSHRLHTSPTSPLPSQNIFQLSKMSGSDSSSTKWDDILKHGSALSIVRPDVVFTPYGGGSSSGSSSGGSSSNSSGGSSSGGK, encoded by the exons ATGGACCCTCCACCGTCATCTCAACAGCtaacatcatcaacagcaagcaCCAGCGATCACAagaacatcaacaagctctCTCACCTCAAGCCAACGCCCGCCTTCACTCAGCTTACTAGTCATCGACTACacacctcgccaacctcgcctctTCCCAGTCAAAACATCTTTCAACTCAGCAAAATGTCTGGATCCGACAGCTCAAGCACCAAGTGGGATGACATCCTCAAGCACGGATCGGCCCTCAGCATCGTCAGGCCTGATGTCGTCTTCACCCCATATGGAGGCGGTTCCAGCTCTGGCAGTTCGTCAGGGGGGTCTTCTTCAAACTCTTCCGGTGGTTCATCGTCTGGCGGG AAATAA
- a CDS encoding hypothetical protein (EggNog:ENOG503PTCK; COG:S; antiSMASH:Cluster_4): MCDNPPDSDTPFCAPENGAQLQTGNIVGVIWSPLFFATSPTSRPRQIRIQADFFPSNTPLSRLNSTLSTGTEGFTSNVLNPALGTFNWSILDSYIDDIDVPSLIAVLSIAEPFTDSDGNGTVLQGNDRFPGPTVTLVRGPTRPTSTNSVNGGTINVPPSPASENTGPSPITIALPILFGFLTAITLACCMVYKRRHPSFKVGEMVTNWMGRSGRGGFGGLRAASGYGQGRSQRQRMGGGGGGLRGKDIKVVTTDIQGLRMNAMNMMAGQNQQQGRNVFREEVRRQERRDGDGGVLGV; the protein is encoded by the exons ATGTGTGACAACCCACCGGACAGCGACACACCTTTCTGCGCTCCCGAAAACGGCGCGCAACTCCAAACAGGAAATATCGTTGGAG TAATCTGgtcccccctcttcttcgcaacctcacccacctcacgCCCCCGCCAAATCCGCATCCAAGCCgacttcttcccctccaacacccctcTGTCACGCCTAAACTCGACCCTGAGCACCGGCACAGAAGGCTTCACCTCCAACGTCCTCAACCCCGCCCTCGGCACCTTCAACTGGTCAATCCTCGATTCTTATATTGACGACATCGATGTCCCGTCTTTGATCGCCGTCCTCTCCATCGCAGAACCTTTCACCGACTCAGACGGGAATGGCACAGTCCTCCAAGGCAACGACCGCTTCCCTGGCCCAACCGTGACTCTTGTTCGAGGGCCCACACGACCTACGAGTACTAACTCGGTCAATGGAGGGACGATCAACGTGCCGCCCTCTCCTGCGAGTGAGAATACAGGTCCAagccccatcaccatcgcaCTCCCGATCTTGTTTGGTTTCTTGACGGCTATCACATTGGCGTGCTGCATGGTCTACAAACGAAGACATCCATCGTTCAAGGTAGGTGAGATGGTAACAAACTGGATGGGCAGAAGCGGTCGCGGAGGGTTCGGTGGTTTGAGAGCCGCGTCGGGTTACGGGCAGGGACGGAgccagcggcagcggatgggtggtggtggtggtgggttgagaGGGAAGGACATCAAAGTTGTGACGACGGATATCCAAGGGTTGAGGATGAATGCGATGAATATGATGGCGGGTCAGAATCAGCAGCAAGGGAGGAATGTGTTCAGGGAAGAGGTGCGACGGCAGGAGAGGCGCGacggggatggtggtgtgttggGTGTGTGA
- a CDS encoding hypothetical protein (EggNog:ENOG503PHCI; COG:S), with protein METLHDNTDPLPWLWEDPYLVPLDFPTFGASLDTGVPLLPQSEGAIHQQPEQSNQWDGGDPPLIDFNFLSPNLGSFPDFDFSMCLAQIGMESPHSVWTASAYTDSIACPSITSDVSSLSPSQMSMTMSTPPSFLPFTPRPLAPLQHCEPFELANGQGDRTVQVAENPMVNPTTAFPSPPQTSTRPRNSRRRRDPSFIPARQIRQLEKPEKCPICQKGHQYRSDVKRHIASRHKDRAHEFGVSIALFLCPVSGCFQTFPVSRLDHALRHIRRKHKDHDGNTKAIRGGKK; from the exons ATGGAGACCCTACACGACAATACAGACCCCCTACCATGGCTTTGGGAAGATCCATATCTTGTTCCCCTGGACTTTCCTACTTTTGGTGCATCCCTCGACACTGGCGTCCCCTTGCTGCCACAGTCAGAAGGAGCCATTCACCAACAACCCGAACAAAGCAACCAGTGGGATGGCGGCGACCCTCCTCTTATCGATTTCAATTTTTTGTCGCCTAATCTGGGTTCTTTCCCAGATTTCGACTTCAGCATGTGTCTGGCGCAGATCGGCATGGAAAGTCCACATTCCGTATGGACGGCTTCTGCCTACACAGACTCGATCGCCTGTCCGTCCATTACATCAGATGTCTCGTCTTTGTCACCGAGCCAGATGTCGATGACCATGTCAACGCCGCCGTCCTTCTTGCCATTTACTCCGAGACCCTTGGCTCCGCTACAGCACTGTGAGCCCTTTGAGTTAGCAAATGGTCAAGGAGACCGCACAGTTCAAGTTGCAGAAAATCCAATGGTGAATCCCACCACGGCGTTCCCTAGCCCCCCACAAACGTCTACTAGGCCTCGCAACTCCCGTCGACGACGTGACCCTTCCTTCATCCCGGC GCGCCAGATCCGACAGCTCGAGAAGCCTGAAAAGTGTCCAATTTGCCAAAAGGGCCATCAATACCGATCAGATGTAAAAAGGCACATTGCGTCCCGCCACAAAGACAGAGCTCACGAGTTTGGGGTCTCAATCGCTCTATTCCTTTGCCCAGTATCAGGGTGCTTTCAAACATTTCCTGTCTCGAGGCTAGATCATGCTTTGCGCCATATCCGAAGAAAGCACAAGGACCATGATGGAAACACCAAAGCAATTCGCGGGGGGAAGAAGTAG
- a CDS encoding hypothetical protein (CAZy:AA7; COG:C; EggNog:ENOG503NXN6), protein MSAPGFFMSSLLMTSWRTAHKGCNGYIRASSSRFTSNLLLAILLLAGGILANVSTIEPGLDEPPLVEQRPFEMVNHQLYTTTALSLLTPLAPGHNWNGTGHSLNGTSNCKLIPGDSTWPGDGDWSALNETLGGRLIASVPLAAVCHNGPFNIYNETRCGEAREGWDRPETHFVEPVEFNAPIFQNATCDPFTSVDQECELGNYVSYAVNLTTDTAADDVKAGLAFATQHNLRVVIKNTGHDYLGKSTGKGALSFWTHNLKNISIIEDYSSDDYNGPAVKIGAGVQGFDVLDSLKESGYLTLSGSCPTVGLAGGYTQGGGHSILTSKYGLSADNVLEWEVVTANGTLVTATPKKNQDLYFALSGGGGGTFGVVVSMTTRLFKDRKVGGANNFTFAAASDKKEDVNAFWDAVGSLQNLTIPFVDAGNSLVYLIYAWPDRKVPALTTYSVTVPDCDTTECVDTAMKPFTDDLTARGVKYEYSAKVSETFLEHYNASFGPIPYGWYPVSQVTGGRLLPRAVVSDEEMGKNLTATMRMAIQEEGFTFGCVASSAKVGLREGVVSSVNPAWRNAMAFCLVVGKWDYSIDRAEMMKMQKALTEVVQPALDAATPGGGCYLNEANFEQEDWQEQFYGLENYKKLRNVKDTWDPTGVFYALTAVGSEDWELDGDGRVCRKQ, encoded by the exons ATGAGCGCTCCTGGCTTTTTCATGTCGAGTCTGCTGATGACTTCATGGAGGACGGCTCACAAGGGATGTAATGGTTATATCAGGGCGAGTTCCTCCCGTTTCACTTCAAATCTACTCCTCGctatccttctcctcgctgGTGGGATATTAGCGAACGTCAGCACAATCGAGCCAGGTCTTGACGAGCCTCCTCTTGTAGAGCAACGTCCTTTCGAGATGGTCAACCACCAACTTTACACCACGACTGCGTTGTCGTTACTCACCCCACTCGCTCCCGGGCATAATTGGAACGGCACCGGGCATAGTCTTAATGGCACCAGCAACTGCAAGTTAATCCCTGGTGATAGCACATGGCCAGGAGACGGTGACTGGTCAGCGCTGAACGAGACGCTTGGTGGCCGCTTGATTGCCTCGGTTCCCTTGGCTGCTGTGTGCCACAACGGGCCTTTCAACATCTACAATGAGACGAGATGCGGCGAGGCGAGGGAAGGCTGGGATAGGCCCGAGACTCA CTTCGTCGAACCAGTCGAGTTCAACGCGCCCATCTTCCAAAACGCCACTTGTGACCCTTTCACCTCCGTAGATCAAGAGTGTGAGCTCGGCAACTACGTCAGCTACGctgtcaacctcaccaccgacaCCGCTGCCGACGACGTCAAGGCCGGCCTCGCCTTTGCAACCCAGCACAACCTCCGCGTCGTGATCAAGAACACAGGCCACGATTACCTCGGCAAGTCCACCGGCAAGGGTGCCCTCTCCTTTTGGAcccacaacctcaagaaCATCTCTATTATCGAGGACTACAGCAGTGATGACTACAACGGCCCCGCCGTCAAGATCGGGGCTGGCGTGCAAGGCTTTGATGTTTTGGATTCCCTCAAGGAATCCGGCTACCTCACGCTCTCTGGCTCGTGCCCCACCGTTGGTTTGGCCGGAGGGTATACCCAGGGAGGAGGGCACTCTATTCTCACAAGCAAGTATGGCCTTTCGGCTGACAACGTCCTCGAGTGGGAGGTTGTGACAGCAAATGGCACCCTTGTCACCGCCACTCCGAAGAAAAACCAAGACCTGTATTTTGCTCTTtctggtggcggtggcgggaCGTTCGGTGTTGTCGTCAGCATGACCACCCGCCTATTCAAGGACAGAAAAGTCGGCGGTGCGAACAACTTTACCTTTGCCGCCGCGTCAGACAAGAAAGAAGATGTCAACGCCTTTTGGGATGCTGTCGGCTCACTGCAGAACTTGACCATTCCGTTTGTTGACGCGGGGAACAGTCTGGTCTATCTGATTTACGCCTGGCCTGACAGGAAGGTCCCCGCGTTGACGACGTATAGCGTTACTGTTCCTGACTGTGACACGACGGAGTGTGTGGACACGGCGATGAAGCCTTTTACGGATGACTTGACggcgaggggggtgaagtACGAGTATTCGGCCAAGGTTTCGGAGACGTTTTTGGAGCATTACAATGCTTCGTTTGGGCCGATTCCGTATGGCTGGTATCCGGTCTCGCAGGTgacgggggggaggttgttgcccagggcggtggtgtcggatgaggagatggggaagaATCTGACtgcgacgatgaggatggctatccaggaggaggggttcaCTTTTGGGTGTGTTGCGTCGAGTGCAAAggttgggttgagggagggggtggtttcTTCGGTGAATCCTGCTTGGAGGAATGCGATGGCTTTCTGTCTTGTTGTGGGGAAGTGGGACTACTCGATTGACAGggcggagatgatgaagatgcagAAGGCCTTGACCGAGGTGGTGCAGCCTGCTCTTGATGCCGCTACGccggggggtgggtgttATCTCAATGAGGCCAACTTTGAGCAGGAGGATTGGCAGGAGCAGTTTTATGGGTTGGAGAATTACAAGAAGTTGAGGAATGTGAAGGATACGTGGGATCCTACGGGGGTGTTTTACGCTTTGACTGCTGTGGGTAGTGAGGACTGGgagcttgatggtgatgggagggtcTGCCGGAAGCAGTGA
- a CDS encoding hypothetical protein (COG:H; CAZy:PL1; EggNog:ENOG503NUJG) codes for MRICVLAALFSVVLAAASPTLDRRRQPLTNANSTDVANIGFATQNGGTTGGLGANATTATTLAELSAAVSETNPLPAIVFIKGAITGATKVRVGSNKSIIGLPGSSLRGIGFIIRHQKNVIIRNLVSSHVVASLAEDAVKIDSSTNIWIDHCEFSSALVADKDYYDGLVDASHGSDFITVSHTYFHDHWKTTLVGHSDSNAAQDTGKLHITYANNYFRNINSRAPLIRFGTAHIFNNLYESVGSAINTRMSAQVLVESNYFLNVTTAVTSKDSKEVGYARLEDNVFGRAASNAPVGSLTKQKIPYAYTLLGSGKVQGAVPLQAGARLNVTVPVPVQPEPTTTSSSTTTSQTSMSTTTTLVTTTSAPITTTSVISTPSMTTSITSIMVTTTLVESPTTVEPTVKPTTTEPTTTTEPTTTSDPTSATELTTTSEPTPTTESPTEVPTTAEPTTTAELTTMTTNPEPTESTDPDTSQPTETPNPTTPYNRRAAPRSKADKARGGAATSIRGALGKGEAVAELGIHFVSLFPASVAQSPTNRPAAGGRVRRGGGLAAAGGAAAVVDAGLARVDLAVGLGSRRDEGREGEDEGGGELHLEGLFSSKVLFE; via the exons ATGAGAATCTGTGTGTTGGCGGCTTTATTTTCCGTGGTGCTGGCTGCCGCCTCGCCAACACTTGACAGACGACGACAGCCTCTAACAAATGCAAACTCAACCGATGTAGCAAACATCGGCTTTGCAACTCAGAATGGAGG GACAACCGGCGGCCTCGGTGCCAATGCGACAACCGCTACTACCCTTGCCGAGCTCAGTGCCGCCGTCTCGGAAACAAACCCACTGCCCGCCATAGTCTTCATTAAAGGAGCCATCACTGGTGCCACAAAGGTCAGAGTGGGGAGTAACAAAAGCATCATCGGCCTCCCTGGGTCATCGCTCAGGGGAATCGGCTTCATAATACGCCACCAAAAGAACGTCATCATCCGGAATCTTGTCTCGTCTCACGTCGTTGCCTCATTAGCTGAGGACGCCGTGAAGAttgacagcagcaccaacataTGGATTGATCACTGCGAGTTCTCCTCCGCTCTTGTTGCAGATAAAGATTATTATGATGGTCTTGTGGACGCCTCTCATGGTTCAGACTTCATCACGGTTTCCCA CACCTACTTCCACGACCATTGGAAGACGACTCTCGTAGGCCATTCCGACTCCAACGCCGCCCAAGACACCGGCAAACTTCACATCACCTACGCCAACAACTACTTCCGCAATATCAACTCCCGCGCCCCCCTCATCAGATTTGGCACAGcccacatcttcaacaatCTCTACGAAAGTGTTGGCAGCGCAATCAACACCCGCATGTCCGCCCAGGTCCTGGTTGAGTCCAATTACTTTCTGAATGTGACCACAGCAGTGACAAGCAAAGATTCGAAAGAAGTGGGATATGCAAGGTTGGAGGATAATGTCTTTGGGAGGGCAGCCAGTAACGCGCCGGTGGGGAGCTTGACCAAACAGAAGATTCCGTACGCGTATACTCTCTTGGGAAGTGGAAAGGTGCAAGGGGCTGTGCCTTTACAGGCGGGGGCGAGACTGAATGTTACCGTGCCGGTGCCTGTGCAGCCAGAGCCAACAACGACTTCTTCGTCGACAACCACATCGCAGACAAGCATGTCCACTACAACAACTTTAGTGACCACCACGTCTGCCCCAATTACAACCACGTCGGTCATAAGCACCCCGAGTATGACTACATCAATTACTAGCATCATGGTCACTACCACCTTGGTCGAGTCGCCAACCACAGTCGAGCCAACAGTAAAGCCTACAACTACTGagcccacaacaaccactgAGCCAACCACTACCTCTGACCCAACCTCAGCAACTGAGCTGACTACTACCTCTGAGCCGACCCCAACAACGGAATCTCCCACTGAAGTCCCAACTACAGCAGAGCCtacaacaacagcagaacTGACAACAatgaccaccaacccagaGCCAACCGAGTCCACCGACCCGGACACCTCCCAACCAACCGAGacacccaaccccaccacaCCATA TAACAGGCGTGCAGCCCCTAGGAGCAAAGCAGACAAAGCCAGGGGAGGCGCAGCAACGAGCATAAGAGGTGCCCTGGGCAAAGGTGAGGCCGTTGCAGAGCTAGGTATCCACTTTGTCAGCCTATTCCC TGCCTCCGTTGCCCAAAGTCCCACCAACAGACCGGCAGCAGGTGGCCGTGtcaggagggggggagggctcGCCGCTGCCGGAGGAGCAGCCGCAGTCGTAGACGCAGGTCTGGCGCGCGTCGATCTCGCTGTCGGGCTGGGGAGCCGCCGAGACGAGGGCcgtgagggcgaggatgagggtggtggtgaactTCATCTTGAAGGTTTGTTCTCGTCGAAAGTGTTGTTTGAATAG
- a CDS encoding hypothetical protein (EggNog:ENOG503NYXR; COG:V), whose amino-acid sequence MITLEKSIKGLITFSLGVLSSSASQALFKQHFRREQTFKMKFTTTLILALTALVSAAPQPDSEIDARQTCVYDCGCSSGSGEPSPPPDTATCCRSVGGTLGNGGTLCNGLTFAQGTSYARCCASPGFVCFAPRGCTPVTV is encoded by the exons ATGATCACGCTCGAGAAAAGTATAAAAGGCCTGATCACGTTTTCACTTGGAGTTctttcatcatcagcctctCAAGCACTATTCAAACAACACTTTCGACGAGAACAAACCTTCAAGATGAagttcaccaccaccctcatcctcgccctcacgGCCCTCGTCTCGGCGGCTCCCCAGCCCGACAGCGAGATCGACGCGCGCCAGACCTGCGTCTACGACTGCGGCTGCTCCTCCGGCAGCGGCgagccctccccccctcctgaCACGGCCACCTGCTGCCGGTCTGTTGGTGGGACTTTGGGCAACGGAGGCACT CTCTGCAACGGCCTCACCTTTGCCCAGGGCACCTCTTATGCTCGTTGCTGCGCCTCCCCTGGCTTTGTCTGCTTTGCTCCTAGGGGCTGCACGCCTGTTACTGTTTAA
- a CDS encoding hypothetical protein (EggNog:ENOG503NWWD; COG:E), with product MGIFQSKVVRHGKSYIIVGAGAFGASTALHLIRKYPSAKIYLVDRKPYPPERAASWDWNKVIRADYTTRVYMNLALEALEKWTEDKLYREFYHQSGLAWVADSEFYQSIINNYRHFPGSKHQIQLLSTQDVRNLWGGIHADAVYQDVKEVFYNKTGGWAEAANALRKVIDTAIREGVKYVEADVKKVLFDKDGSAFGVITEEGTPIHASHTVLATGAMTANILADSAPTEPKLQLGSRMTAAAICSAMVKLDEREASLFKTGPVFANDLDTVIGGSLPPNSDNQLKVYRDESFRNTVLHEASGQEISVPPSKPSYDQWDLSPGMKKEVRSSFEGIFGEKAKDWELFNYRICWDAVTPTQDPIICEHPHAKQLFLVTGGSFHGYKFLPIIGKYVVEMLDGTLEPELTKIWAWDKENNGEAHEGMFPTREMADV from the exons ATGGGCATTTTTCAGAGCAAAGTGGTCCGCCATGGGAAGTCATATATCATCGTGGGAGCAGGTGCCTTTGGAGCATCAACAGCACTGCACCTCATTCGAAAGTATCCCTCGGCCAAAATCTACCTTGTAGATCGAAAACCTTACCCTCCCGAACGGGCCGCATCTTGGGACTGGAACAAAGTGATCCGCGCAGACTACACTACACGCGTGTATATGAACCTTGCATTGGAGGCCTTGGAGAAGTGGACAGAAGACAAACTATATCGGGAATTCTATCACCAAAGTGGGCTTGCCTGGGTCGCCGATTCCGAGTTTTACCAGTCCATTATCAACAATTACCGTCATTTTCCTGGTTCGAAACATCAGATACAACTCCTGAGCACCCAGGATGTCCGCAATCTCTGGGGAGGGATTCACGCCGATGCTGTGTACCAGGATGTCAAGGAAGTCTTTTACAACAAGACAGGGGGGTGGGCTGAGGCTGCGAATGCACTTCGGAAGGTTATCGACACAGCCATTCGTGAAGGTGTCAAATACGTCGAGGCTGATGTCAAAAAAGTTCTTTTCGACAAGGACGGGTCTGCATTTGGCGTGATCACCGAAGAAGGGACACCCATACATGCATCACACACTGTTCTAGCCACCGGCGCCATGACCGCAAACATTCTCGCCGATAGCGCACCAACGGAGCCAAAACTTCAACTAGGAAGCCGGATGACAGCAGCTGCGATCTGTTCCGCAATGGTAAAGCTGGACGAAAGAGAAGCCAGTCTCTTCAAGACAGGTCCGGTGTTCGCAAATGATCTGGACACTGTCATAG GAGGTAGTTTGCCACCGAACTCCGACAATCAGCTTAAGGTGTACAGGGATGAAAGCTTCAGGAATACAGTTCTCCATGAGGCATCTGGGCAAGAGATATCAGTGCCGCCAAGCAAGCCTAGCTACGACCAATGGGATTTGTCACCAGGGATGAAGAAAGAGGTCAGGTCAAGCTTTGAGGGCATCTTTGGGGAAAAGGCTAAGGACTGGGAGCTTTTCAATTATCGAATCTGCTG GGATGCCGTCACACCGACCCAAGACCCAATCATCTGTGAGCACCCTCATGCAAAGCAGCTGTTTCTGGTAACAGGTGGTTCATTTCACGGTTACAAGTTTCTCCCGATTATCGGAAAATACGTTGTCGAGATGCTTGACGGAACCCTCGAACCTGAACTAACCAAAATTTGGGCTTGGGACAAGGAGAACAATGGGGAGGCCCATGAAGGCATGTTTCCAACGCGAGAGATGGCAGATGTTTGA
- a CDS encoding hypothetical protein (EggNog:ENOG503P2ZX; COG:S): MAPSIFLTGGTGYIGGSVLAALVKQHPKYDITVLLRNVPDTFTSQYPNVKIVRGDFDDTALIADTASKADIVIHNGNSKHEPSIRAHIDGLLRNGTPSSPRFLIRLGGTGAIADWADPSYYGEKNPRVWNDIHDIEQLTSLPDTALHRNIEKIVQKAAVDHGDRLKCAIICSCGVYGPGKGPGRAQSQLVPLFCDEIINNTKRAFYTQSGGNARSWVHIDDLVAVYIKLVEAAAAGGGNADWGLHGYYFTATQEVSQLDFATAIGRILKKHGVIEYEEPVQLPLDDIWKTAQKSKWRYTGIYAFACNTRTVSARARKVLGYEPKAPSLFDCLEEDVLAAVRRGA, translated from the exons ATGGCTCCCAGTATATTCCT AACTGGAGGAACAGGATACATTGGTGGTTCTGTGTTGGCTGCTCTCGTCAAACAACACCCAAAATACGATATCACGGTGCTCTTGCGCAATGTTCCGGATACCTTCACCTCCCAATACCCCAACGTGAAGATTGTCCGAGGAGATTTTGATGATACAGCACTCATTGCTGATACTGCATCCAAGGCAGATATTGTCATTC ACAACGGAAACAGTAAACATGAGCCCTCCATCAGAGCACACATTGATGGTCTGCTTCGGAATGgcaccccttcttctcctcgttTCCTCATCCGTCTTGGCGGTACAGGCGCCATCGCCGACTGGGCAGACCCGTCCTACTACGGCGAGAAGAACCCAAGGGTTTGGAACGACATTCACGATATCGAGCAGCTGACGTCCCTACCGGACACAGCGTTGCATCGGAACATCGAGAAAATTGTCCAAAAGGCAGCAGTGGATCACGGCGATCGTCTCAAGTGTGCAATCATCTGCTCTTGTGGAGTGTATGGACCTGGAAAGGGACCCGGAAGGGCACAGAGCCAATTGGTGCCTCTGTTCTGTGATgagatcatcaacaacaccaagcgtGCGTTTTACACTCAGTCCGGAGGAAACGCTCGAAGCTGGGTGCACATCGATGATCTTGTGGCGGTTTACATAAAACTGGTCGAGGCAGCCGCAGCTGGCGGTGGAAATGCTGACTGGGGTCTTCAC GGATACTACTTCACAGCCACGCAGGAGGTCTCCCAGCTCGACTTCGCCACTGCCATTGGCCGTATTCTCAAGAAGCACGGTGTTATTGAATATGAGGAGCCAGTGCAGCTGCCTCTAGATGACATCTGGAAGACTGCACAAAAGTCTAAATGGCGCTACACAGGGATCTACGCATTTGCTTGCAACACACGAACAGTCAGCGCAAGAGCACGAAAGGTCCTCGGTTACGAGCCAAAAGCCCCGAGTCTTTTTGACTGCCTTGAGGAGGACGTCTTGGCCGCGGTGAGAAGAGGAGCATGA